From the Neobacillus sp. PS3-34 genome, the window TACCTTTGAAGACAAAGGCAAGAGGAGCTTAACCCTAAGGCTGAGGGGACTGCCTCGACAGTCAGGGCTTTTGTAGAGAAAAAAATGTTCGGGTTTGCGAACCAGCCAGTTAAGCTTTACTACATGGGACCAATGTTTAGATATGAGCGGCCACAGGCAGGGCGTTTCCGCCAATTTGTTCAATTTGGCATTGAGGCTCTCGGCAGCAATGATCCGGCAATCGATGCAGAAGTAATCTCACTTGCAATGAACCTGTATAAAGAAATGGGTTTGAAAAAGCTCAAGCTAATTATCAATAGCCTGGGAGATAAAGAAAGCCGGAATGCTCACAGGGATGCTTTGATCAATCACTTTAAACCAAGCATTGGAGAGTTTTGTCATGATTGCCAAAACCGCCTGGAGAAGAACCCGTTAAGAATTCTTGACTGCAAACAGGATCGTGACCATCCTTTAATGCAATCGGCACCTTCAATACTCGAATTCCTTAATGAGTATTCAAAGAATTATTTTGAGAAATTGCAGCAGTATTTGACGCTATTAGAGATTCCTTTTACTGTTGATGCGAATCTCGTGCGCGGACTGGATTACTACAATCACACCGCATTTGAAATTATGAGTGATGCAGAGGGCTTTGGTGCAATTACCACCCTTTGCGGCGGAGGCCGTTATAATGGGTTGGCAGAAGATCTTGGAGGTCCTGAAACCCCGGGAATTGGTTTTGCTTTAAGTATTGAACGCTTTATAGCAGCACTTAATGCAGAAGGTGTTGAACTTAATTCTGATGAAGGAATAGACTGCTATTTGGCTGCACTCGGCGAGGAAGCCAAGGATTATACCGTAGGGCTTCTTCAGCAGCTGAGAATGGCTGGTTTTTCCGCTGAAAGAGATTATCTGGACAGGAAAATTAAAGCACAATTCAAGGCGGCTGACCGTTTTAAAGCAAAATTCGTTGCTGTTCTTGGAGACGACGAGCTTAAAAAGAAAGTGATTACAATAAAAAATATGGCTACTGGGGAACAAGTGGAAGCCGGGCTTGACTCATTTATTAATACATTCCAGGAAATGCAATAACAGAGGGGGATTATGATGTTTGGCAGAACCTATTTTTGTGGAGAAGTAACAGAAAAAGCAATCGGTGAAAAAGTAACCTTAAAGGGATGGGTACAAAAGCGACGCGATCTTGGAGGATTAATCTTTATTGACTTACGCGACAGAACAGGTGTTGTACAAGTTGTATTTAATCCTGATACATCACAGGAAGCGCTGGAAACAGCTGAAAAAATCCGCAATGAATACGTCCTTGATATCGAAGGCACCGTCATCGCCCGTGAAGGTTCAACTATAAATGAGAATTTAAAAACGGGAAAAATAGAAGTTTCAGCTGAGAAAGTCAGCATCATAAATGAAGCCAAAACTCCTCCTTTCATTATATCTGATAAAGCAGATGTGTCAGAGGATGTACGATTAAAATACCGCTACTTGGATTTCCGCCGTCCGGTCATTTTTGAAACGTTGAAAATGCGCCATCAGGCGACAAAGGCAATCAGAGATTTTCTTGATACGGAAGGATTTTTGGATATTGAGACACCTATTCTGACAAAAAGCACACCTGAAGGCGCAAGGGATTACCTGGTGCCAAGCCGTGTACATCCAGGAGAATTTTACGCATTGCCGCAATCCCCACAGTTGTTTAAGCAGCTACTCATGGTCGGTGGAATTGAGCGGTACTATCAAATCGCCCGCTGCTTCAGGGATGAGGATTTACGTGCCGACCGCCAGCCGGAGTTTACGCAAATCGATATTGAAACCAGCTTTATGAGCCAGGAAGACATCATGATCCTAATGGAAAAAATGATGGAAAAGGTTATGAAGGAAGTAAAAGGGCTCGAGATTGATTCTAAATTCCCGCGAATGTCTTATGATGAAGCAATGGGCCGATACGGATCAGATAAGCCTGATACTCGTTTTGGAATGGAGCTTATCGATCTTTCCGAAATCGTGAAGGAATCTGGTTTCAAAGTTTTCTCTGCAGCCGTAGCAAACGGGGGCCAGGTAAAGGCGATCATTGTAAAAGCTGCAGCTGAGAAGTATTCACGTAAGGATATTGATGCATTAACTGAATTTGTGGGACGTTATGGAGCGAAAGGTCTTGCATGGCTGAAGGTAGAAGCCGATGGCCTGAAGGGTCCTATCGCTAAATTCTTCCAGGAAGAGGAAGCACACTCCCTCCTAGCTGCACTTGAGGCTGAAGCAGGTGATTTGCTCCTTTTCGTGGCAGACAAGAAGAGTGTGGTTGCAGACGCGCTAGGAGCATTAAGGGTGAAACTGGGCAAAGAGCTTGATTTGATTGATCAAAGCCTGTTCAACTTCCTATGGGTAACTGACTGGCCATTGCTTGAATACGCCGAAGAAGAAGGGCGCTATTATGCAGCCCATCACCCCTTCACCATGCCGTTTAGAGAGGATTTAAATCTTCTTGACAGTGACCCAGGCAAGGTAAGGGCACAGGCATACGATTTGGTTCTTAATGGTTATGAGCTTGGCGGAGGTTCTTTAAGGATTTTTGAGCGCCATATCCAGGAAAAAATGTTTAGTATACTTGGTTTCTCTCCGGAAGAAGCACGGGCTCAATTTGGATTCCTTCTGGAAGCATTTGAATATGGAACGCCTCCGCACGGCGGAATCGCATTGGGACTTGACCGATTGGTAATGCTCTTGGCTGGAAGTTCGAACCTAAGAGATACAATCGCTTTCCCTAAAACAGCAAGTGCAAGCTGCCTGTTGACTAATGCCCCTGGTGAAGTATCCGAAGCACAATTGACTGACTTGCACCTGTCATTAAATGTCATAAAAAGTCAATAATTCCCTGCGGTGGATGACTTGTAAGAATATTCGCTTTATGATAAGATGAAACCAATTACAAAGAGTCCTGAAGTGTTCGTTCTTTTACCTGAAATTTTGACCAACATTATTTCTTCGGGAGTCCAGGTTTTCCAGCTGCATAAATGCCTCTATCACGAGGACTTATAAAGTCTGGGAACAGGACACCCACCTGCTGGGTGCAGGATCAAAACGAAGGAAGCTTGGGACGGCACCATTGGGGCTCTTTCCTTATTTCAAAAACTTAACCTCCGGATTTCCGGAGGTTTTTATTTTAACTTTAATGATATTAATCCTATCGATGTACTTGTTTTTATAAGTAGGTATGATATATTTTTAACGGGTAAAAGTAAATAAAAAACAAATAAGAGCTGAAATATAAAAAATGGAGTGAATAAGATGCTGCATCAATTTTCTCGTAATGAACTTGCGATAGGGAAGGAGAGGCCTTGAAATATTAAAAAACAGTTCGGTTGCTGTATTGGGAATCGGCGGTGTAGGCTCCTTTGCTGCAGAAGCACTGGCAAGGTCAGGTGTAGGCCGCTTGATTCTTGTGGATAAGGATAATGTTGATATTACAAACGTAAACCGGCAGTCCATTGCCCTATTATCTACAATAGGCAAACCAAAAGCTGACCTGATGAAGGAAAGAATTATGGACATTAATCCTGAATGTGAAGTCATCGCTTTAAAAATGTTTTATACAGAGGAAACGTATGAGGAGTTTTTCAGCTATGGCCTCGATTATGTCATTGATGCTTCTGATACGATATCTTATAAAATTCATTTAATAAAGGAATGTCTGCAGCGCAATATACCGATAATCTCAAGCATGGGTGCAGCAAACAAAATGGATCCTACAAAATTTCAGGTTGCTGATATCTTTAAAACACATACAGATCCGATTGCAAAGGTTATCAGGACCCGACTTCGAAAGGAAGGAATCCGCAAGGGTATACCAG encodes:
- the aspS gene encoding aspartate--tRNA ligase encodes the protein MFGRTYFCGEVTEKAIGEKVTLKGWVQKRRDLGGLIFIDLRDRTGVVQVVFNPDTSQEALETAEKIRNEYVLDIEGTVIAREGSTINENLKTGKIEVSAEKVSIINEAKTPPFIISDKADVSEDVRLKYRYLDFRRPVIFETLKMRHQATKAIRDFLDTEGFLDIETPILTKSTPEGARDYLVPSRVHPGEFYALPQSPQLFKQLLMVGGIERYYQIARCFRDEDLRADRQPEFTQIDIETSFMSQEDIMILMEKMMEKVMKEVKGLEIDSKFPRMSYDEAMGRYGSDKPDTRFGMELIDLSEIVKESGFKVFSAAVANGGQVKAIIVKAAAEKYSRKDIDALTEFVGRYGAKGLAWLKVEADGLKGPIAKFFQEEEAHSLLAALEAEAGDLLLFVADKKSVVADALGALRVKLGKELDLIDQSLFNFLWVTDWPLLEYAEEEGRYYAAHHPFTMPFREDLNLLDSDPGKVRAQAYDLVLNGYELGGGSLRIFERHIQEKMFSILGFSPEEARAQFGFLLEAFEYGTPPHGGIALGLDRLVMLLAGSSNLRDTIAFPKTASASCLLTNAPGEVSEAQLTDLHLSLNVIKSQ